The following are from one region of the Ruficoccus sp. ZRK36 genome:
- a CDS encoding heparinase II/III family protein: MLKHHLLLTLLLTLSLILPAMAMEGVPKDCPPTDKALMSDQKAAQMEPVSQEPEIVIEAWDIPVATEDHPRLILTDERLDELMELEMSDPMLQRYIAEVLKNADKMVDAPPLKYELSKNKSLLKVSRECLKRVYALGLAYRWTGEEKYYDALLGNLRTVCEFEDWNPRNFLNTAEMIHAVAIGYDWLYYDLDTQDRDLIRQALIDKGLKEGLQDYAGDKSGWWVDCNHNWNLVCHSSLIIGAIAVADTDPQYEAQILPVALKNLPIALKQYGPDGAWGEGPGYWEYATRYMCYGLAALRTAKGDDYALSEYPGLPQTGAFPLYSTGPTDMPLGYADCWAGLKRYPSSALMWLAGAYGDGFVANYEHYLIEKTNIYRPEDIIWYVPQTAADHGLPPLDKYYRGPVEVAFMRSAWNDPDALFLGIKAGYKRVNHAHLDLGNFELDALGVRWAWDMGSDQYHLPGYFDAKSGRRWQYYRINSHSHNIPTFDGESQSPDGKASVSRFVAGQHEDGTQTMPFAEIDLSNAYGEQVVSYFRGAALVEDRRAALIQDEIELPTPTDLVWGFTTKADVTIDGSTATLTEDGQSLTVRVLAPADVELAVESAERPKPENPNKGYRRVVFHLKAPAGPLQIAVLFAPHWTDGEAPTPEIQPLAEWGDNAARTDAQ; encoded by the coding sequence ATGTTAAAGCACCACCTCCTCCTCACCCTCCTGTTAACCCTCAGCCTGATTCTGCCTGCCATGGCGATGGAGGGCGTGCCAAAGGACTGCCCACCCACGGATAAGGCGCTGATGAGCGATCAGAAGGCCGCGCAGATGGAGCCGGTCAGCCAGGAGCCTGAGATCGTGATTGAGGCCTGGGACATCCCCGTCGCCACTGAAGATCATCCCCGGCTCATCCTGACAGACGAGCGACTGGATGAGCTCATGGAGCTAGAGATGTCCGACCCGATGCTGCAACGCTACATCGCCGAGGTTCTTAAAAATGCGGACAAGATGGTCGACGCCCCACCTCTGAAGTACGAGCTCTCTAAGAATAAATCCCTGCTCAAGGTCAGTCGCGAGTGCCTGAAACGTGTTTATGCCCTCGGGCTGGCCTACCGCTGGACGGGTGAAGAGAAGTACTACGACGCGCTACTGGGGAATCTGCGCACCGTCTGCGAGTTCGAAGACTGGAACCCCAGAAACTTCCTGAACACGGCCGAGATGATTCACGCCGTCGCGATCGGTTACGACTGGCTGTACTACGATTTGGATACGCAGGACCGGGACTTGATCCGCCAGGCTCTTATCGATAAGGGCCTCAAGGAAGGACTACAGGATTACGCCGGAGACAAAAGCGGCTGGTGGGTCGATTGTAACCACAACTGGAATCTGGTCTGCCACTCGAGCTTGATCATCGGCGCCATCGCTGTAGCCGACACCGACCCGCAGTACGAGGCGCAGATATTACCCGTCGCCCTGAAAAACCTGCCTATCGCCCTCAAGCAATACGGCCCGGACGGCGCCTGGGGCGAGGGTCCCGGCTACTGGGAGTACGCCACGCGGTACATGTGCTATGGCCTGGCGGCTCTGCGCACCGCCAAGGGGGACGACTACGCCCTGTCCGAGTATCCCGGACTGCCCCAGACGGGAGCCTTTCCCCTCTACAGCACAGGCCCCACAGATATGCCCCTCGGGTATGCTGACTGCTGGGCCGGGCTGAAGCGCTATCCCTCTTCTGCCCTGATGTGGCTGGCAGGTGCCTATGGGGATGGCTTTGTCGCCAACTACGAGCACTACCTGATCGAAAAAACCAACATCTACAGGCCGGAGGACATCATCTGGTACGTGCCCCAGACTGCCGCCGACCACGGGCTGCCGCCGCTGGACAAGTACTACCGCGGCCCCGTCGAGGTGGCCTTTATGCGCAGCGCCTGGAATGACCCCGACGCGCTCTTTCTCGGGATTAAAGCCGGGTATAAGCGCGTCAATCATGCCCACCTCGACCTCGGTAATTTCGAGCTTGATGCCCTCGGTGTACGCTGGGCCTGGGACATGGGCTCGGACCAATATCACTTGCCCGGATACTTCGACGCCAAGAGCGGCCGCCGCTGGCAGTACTACCGCATCAACTCCCACAGCCATAACATCCCCACCTTTGACGGCGAAAGCCAATCCCCCGACGGGAAAGCCTCCGTCTCCCGCTTCGTAGCCGGTCAGCACGAGGACGGCACACAGACCATGCCCTTTGCCGAGATCGACCTCTCCAACGCCTACGGCGAGCAAGTCGTGTCGTACTTCCGAGGGGCCGCCCTGGTCGAGGATCGCCGCGCCGCACTCATTCAGGACGAGATCGAGCTCCCCACCCCCACAGACCTGGTCTGGGGTTTTACCACAAAGGCCGATGTCACCATAGACGGCTCGACCGCCACGCTGACTGAGGATGGACAGAGCCTCACCGTCCGCGTCCTTGCTCCCGCTGATGTAGAGCTAGCAGTGGAGTCCGCCGAGCGGCCCAAGCCTGAAAACCCGAACAAGGGCTACCGCCGCGTCGTCTTTCATCTGAAAGCCCCCGCTGGTCCGCTGCAGATTGCCGTCCTCTTCGCTCCTCACTGGACGGACGGAGAAGCCCCCACTCCGGAGATCCAGCCACTGGCCGAATGGGGAGACAACGCAGCTCGCACGGATGCGCAGTAG
- a CDS encoding PEP-CTERM sorting domain-containing protein (PEP-CTERM proteins occur, often in large numbers, in the proteomes of bacteria that also encode an exosortase, a predicted intramembrane cysteine proteinase. The presence of a PEP-CTERM domain at a protein's C-terminus predicts cleavage within the sorting domain, followed by covalent anchoring to some some component of the (usually Gram-negative) cell surface. Many PEP-CTERM proteins exhibit an unusual sequence composition that includes large numbers of potential glycosylation sites. Expression of one such protein has been shown restore the ability of a bacterium to form floc, a type of biofilm.): MNKKYVIIAAFFMFFLNALHAQISLTEQTYTQDFDSLNLNAGLQTWADNSTIQGWYSMTVTDDGGEVTTDNTHYRASNGNNQTGSGSSVYAFRRTSTDGTLGSLSTTTSNGVFGAQFANNTGSTITSLSISYSAEQWSWGVGTQLNSLVFSYSTDATSLSTGNWTEASSLSFTALYADGTGTALDGTSDTIFNGSSYDEKTAGEAGGPGALNYVAVSGTITGLSVADSENIWIKWVDNFSGETGYGQGLAIDDLNVTAAVPEPSTVALCVTALIGVLCLRRKRNR; this comes from the coding sequence ATGAATAAAAAATACGTTATTATAGCCGCATTCTTCATGTTCTTTCTGAATGCGCTCCATGCTCAAATCTCACTCACCGAGCAAACCTACACCCAGGACTTTGATAGTCTGAACCTTAATGCAGGCCTGCAGACTTGGGCTGATAACAGCACGATTCAAGGCTGGTACTCCATGACCGTGACTGACGATGGCGGTGAGGTGACCACAGATAACACCCACTACCGTGCCTCCAATGGCAATAACCAGACGGGATCGGGCTCTTCGGTTTACGCCTTCCGCAGAACAAGTACGGATGGCACGCTCGGCTCTCTGTCCACGACGACCAGCAACGGCGTCTTTGGGGCACAGTTTGCCAACAACACCGGCTCAACGATCACCAGCTTGAGCATCAGCTACTCCGCTGAGCAGTGGTCATGGGGCGTTGGTACGCAGCTGAACTCCCTCGTCTTTTCCTACTCGACAGATGCGACCAGCCTGAGCACGGGCAACTGGACCGAGGCCTCCTCTCTGAGCTTCACGGCCCTCTATGCCGATGGTACCGGCACCGCCCTGGACGGAACCAGCGACACGATCTTCAATGGCAGTTCATATGACGAGAAGACGGCTGGCGAGGCTGGCGGGCCAGGGGCTCTGAACTACGTAGCAGTCTCCGGGACGATTACCGGACTCTCGGTCGCCGACAGTGAAAATATCTGGATCAAGTGGGTGGACAACTTCAGCGGAGAGACCGGCTACGGGCAGGGACTCGCGATCGATGACCTGAACGTGACCGCCGCGGTGCCCGAGCCCTCGACAGTGGCGCTGTGCGTGACCGCCTTGATCGGCGTGCTGTGTCTGCGCCGCAAGCGCAATCGCTAA
- a CDS encoding prepilin-type N-terminal cleavage/methylation domain-containing protein — protein MFYPPRRQTRIHPRGFSLVELLITIAVIAVLAAMLFPVSKEVMKHAAISKDLSNLRHLQAANILYSNEHEGKYVPVGSFNEDGAYGTFWHRNPDFAPVYLGVSDLDRWPDELLSPWANIYESDGTRSIERSYGYNYTGLGSYGVPGTSRNAKTLTVTNPAKTLAFADALDWQIQIYGASRYVGEETVENINANSAIAYRYDGYAGVVYFDGRAEMLSREEVIDNRTLWTIQQD, from the coding sequence ATGTTCTACCCCCCTCGTCGACAAACGCGAATCCATCCCCGAGGATTCTCTCTGGTCGAGCTTCTGATCACCATCGCTGTGATAGCTGTCTTGGCGGCGATGCTCTTTCCTGTCTCCAAGGAGGTCATGAAGCATGCGGCTATCTCCAAGGACCTTTCCAACTTGCGGCATTTACAGGCCGCAAACATCCTCTACTCCAACGAGCATGAGGGTAAATATGTGCCGGTTGGTTCGTTTAATGAAGATGGAGCCTATGGTACGTTTTGGCACCGCAATCCGGATTTTGCGCCGGTTTATCTAGGCGTTTCGGACTTGGACCGTTGGCCGGACGAGTTGCTATCTCCGTGGGCAAATATCTACGAGAGTGATGGCACCCGCTCGATCGAGCGTTCCTATGGGTACAACTACACCGGATTGGGCTCTTACGGTGTGCCGGGGACATCCCGCAATGCGAAAACCCTGACCGTCACCAATCCGGCCAAAACATTGGCATTTGCCGATGCACTCGACTGGCAGATACAGATTTACGGTGCCTCTCGTTATGTGGGCGAGGAAACCGTTGAAAACATCAATGCTAACTCTGCGATCGCGTATCGCTATGATGGCTACGCCGGGGTCGTTTACTTTGACGGACGCGCAGAAATGCTCAGCCGCGAGGAAGTCATCGATAACCGGACTTTGTGGACGATTCAGCAGGACTAG
- a CDS encoding LacI family DNA-binding transcriptional regulator, whose amino-acid sequence MDDARPTQKEIARLTGLAQSTVSMALANNPRVSEKTRKYVHEIAGQLEYRPDPYLTALSAYRKRSVSAKYQATLAWVGSDPDNEVWSVIPPFYRHYYEGAVERARELGYRIEEHNLVKGGMTGQRLSKLLWARNIPGILFAPQARPGASLVFDFSHFAAVAFGHTLVSPAIHTVVSHQSKSMLKLLDELQKLGYKRPGLAITHQSDNRTMHNWSSAFWGVQQTLKPENRVPILMVKEMSANVFKVWLKENRPDVVVTEQRYGHAWLVEAGESIPETIGLAIITLRDWQKGYSGIMENSRLIGARALEFLVDLIHRREHGVPEVPTTLMVDGSWVEGTTVRRQNP is encoded by the coding sequence ATGGATGATGCTCGGCCGACGCAGAAAGAGATCGCCCGACTGACAGGGCTGGCACAGTCGACGGTCTCCATGGCTCTGGCAAATAACCCGCGCGTGTCGGAGAAGACACGTAAGTATGTCCATGAGATCGCTGGCCAGCTCGAGTACCGGCCCGATCCGTATCTGACGGCCTTGTCGGCCTACCGGAAGCGTTCTGTCAGCGCCAAATACCAGGCGACGCTGGCATGGGTGGGGAGCGATCCCGATAATGAAGTCTGGAGCGTGATCCCTCCCTTTTACCGGCACTACTATGAGGGCGCTGTCGAGCGTGCCAGGGAGCTGGGCTACCGGATCGAGGAGCATAATCTGGTAAAGGGCGGGATGACGGGCCAGCGCCTTTCAAAGTTACTCTGGGCGAGGAATATCCCGGGTATTTTATTCGCACCACAGGCGAGGCCCGGTGCTTCTCTGGTTTTTGATTTTTCTCATTTTGCTGCGGTGGCCTTCGGTCATACGCTGGTTAGTCCGGCCATCCACACCGTGGTGTCCCATCAGTCTAAGTCCATGCTCAAGCTGCTGGACGAGCTGCAGAAGCTGGGCTACAAGCGCCCCGGGCTGGCCATCACCCATCAAAGCGATAACCGCACCATGCACAACTGGTCCTCAGCGTTCTGGGGGGTGCAGCAGACGCTGAAGCCGGAAAACCGCGTGCCGATCCTGATGGTTAAGGAGATGTCAGCAAATGTGTTCAAGGTGTGGCTAAAAGAAAACCGCCCGGATGTGGTCGTGACCGAGCAGCGGTACGGGCATGCCTGGCTGGTTGAGGCCGGTGAAAGCATTCCGGAAACTATCGGCCTGGCGATTATTACCCTCAGGGACTGGCAAAAAGGCTACTCGGGCATCATGGAAAACTCGCGCTTGATCGGGGCGCGTGCGCTGGAGTTTCTGGTCGACCTCATCCACCGCCGGGAGCATGGCGTCCCAGAAGTCCCGACGACCCTCATGGTCGATGGCTCATGGGTGGAGGGGACGACTGTCCGCAGACAAAACCCGTGA